A region from the uncultured Holophaga sp. genome encodes:
- a CDS encoding sigma-54 dependent transcriptional regulator, which produces MTMAKVLVVDDSRETCELLELLLGEGGLGLEVVKATRPEQALELLNTGSFEVMLSDINLEAALDGLDLLRVAKPLGVETILLTGFGTLEKALEAVREGAFDFLSKPWNNEELKSLVKRAVVRRENLARKADKGPVPKVRKSLMIGSSPKMMEVYRTIASLQNSRSTVLISGESGTGKELVARNVHQSSDRKDRPFVAINCGAMTESLLESELFGHEKGAFTGAISDKKGLFEEASGGTIFLDEIGETTPSFQVRLLRVLQEQEIRRVGGSRTIQVDVRVIAATNRDLEQMVKTGRFREDLFYRLSVVEIRVPPVRERYSLDDHGDRVNSDIPLLLDHFMVEASQKDGQAYAIRPDARRMLEAYSWPGNVREMGNVIEHLTQLSRGREITPEDLPEKVQEEAVKRGPVLPQALAPLLELIEGWDHLPTLEELEKRYIHVLLRQEPRKSRVAEILGKDRTTLYRKLKDLGLAEPGEE; this is translated from the coding sequence ATGACCATGGCGAAGGTGCTGGTGGTGGATGACAGTCGGGAGACCTGTGAGCTTCTGGAGCTTCTGCTGGGAGAAGGCGGGCTGGGGCTGGAGGTGGTCAAGGCCACCCGGCCTGAACAGGCGCTGGAGCTGCTCAATACCGGCAGCTTCGAGGTGATGCTCTCCGACATCAACCTGGAGGCCGCTCTGGATGGCCTGGATCTCCTGCGGGTGGCCAAGCCCCTGGGGGTGGAGACCATCCTCCTCACGGGCTTCGGTACGCTTGAGAAGGCCCTGGAGGCGGTGCGGGAGGGGGCCTTCGACTTCCTTTCCAAGCCCTGGAACAACGAGGAGCTCAAGTCCCTGGTCAAGCGTGCGGTGGTGCGGCGCGAGAACCTGGCCCGGAAGGCCGACAAAGGGCCGGTGCCCAAGGTCCGGAAGAGTCTGATGATCGGCTCCAGCCCGAAGATGATGGAGGTGTACCGCACCATCGCCTCCCTCCAGAACAGCCGCTCCACGGTGCTGATCTCCGGCGAGAGCGGGACCGGCAAGGAGCTGGTGGCCCGGAACGTTCACCAGAGCAGCGATCGCAAAGACCGCCCCTTTGTCGCCATCAACTGCGGGGCCATGACGGAGAGTCTGTTGGAGTCCGAGCTCTTCGGGCATGAGAAGGGGGCCTTCACCGGGGCCATCTCCGACAAGAAGGGGCTCTTTGAGGAGGCCAGTGGCGGAACCATCTTCCTGGACGAGATCGGGGAGACGACCCCCAGCTTCCAGGTCCGCCTGTTGCGGGTGCTCCAGGAGCAGGAGATCCGGCGGGTGGGCGGCAGCCGGACCATTCAGGTGGATGTCCGCGTCATCGCCGCCACCAACCGCGACCTGGAGCAGATGGTCAAGACAGGCCGGTTCCGGGAGGATCTCTTCTACCGCCTGAGCGTGGTGGAGATCCGGGTGCCCCCGGTCCGGGAGCGCTACTCCCTGGATGATCACGGTGATCGGGTGAACTCGGACATCCCCCTGCTCCTGGACCACTTCATGGTGGAGGCCAGCCAGAAGGACGGTCAGGCCTACGCCATCCGTCCGGATGCCCGGCGGATGCTCGAGGCCTATTCCTGGCCGGGCAACGTGAGGGAGATGGGGAACGTCATCGAGCACCTGACCCAGCTGAGCCGGGGGCGGGAGATCACGCCCGAGGATCTGCCGGAGAAGGTCCAGGAGGAGGCAGTCAAGCGGGGACCGGTCCTGCCCCAGGCTCTGGCTCCGCTGTTGGAGCTGATCGAGGGCTGGGATCATCTGCCCACCCTTGAGGAACTCGAGAAGCGCTACATCCACGTTCTCCTCAGACAGGAGCCCCGCAAAAGTCGGGTGGCGGAGATCCTGGGCAAGGACCGGACCACCCTCTACCGGAAGCTCAAGGACCTTGGCTTGGCCGAACCTGGTGAGGAGTAG